A DNA window from Streptomyces bacillaris contains the following coding sequences:
- a CDS encoding glycosyltransferase family 4 protein, protein MPQHVPPPLLHAAAPQGQGPVSPRIPASPRRIVFLAHRDLGNPAAGGSELLIDQLALGLTERGHDVTLLCGGQAARRPYRVVSAGSQLGHYLGARSAFARQVGSCDLLVEVCNGMPYLAPLWHRGPTVCLVNHVHTDLWEMRFPAPVARAGRQLEHWALSRAYRDHLMIAVSPSTATALRELGVPDERIRLVNNGVQEPRPQTERSATPLFLALGRLVDYKRIDLLLQLWERVRPVTGGRLVVVGDGPERERLERLAGPGVEFAGHVSEEEKHRLLCASWMLLHPAAVEGWGLVVTEAGSRSTPTLGFDVPGLRDSVEDGVTGILARGESSFAAAWCALALDEERRRAMGKAARERAAAYRWSSSVTQLEAVAAEAISGTRSWPTGARP, encoded by the coding sequence ATGCCCCAGCACGTACCTCCCCCGCTGCTCCACGCAGCCGCGCCACAGGGTCAGGGCCCGGTCTCCCCCAGGATTCCCGCCTCCCCGAGACGCATCGTCTTCCTCGCCCACCGCGACCTGGGCAACCCGGCCGCGGGCGGCTCCGAGCTGCTCATCGACCAGCTCGCCCTCGGCCTCACCGAACGCGGCCACGACGTCACCCTGCTCTGCGGTGGGCAGGCCGCGCGGCGGCCCTACCGGGTCGTCTCCGCGGGCTCCCAGCTGGGGCACTACCTCGGCGCCCGCTCCGCGTTCGCCCGGCAGGTCGGCAGCTGCGACCTGCTGGTGGAGGTCTGCAACGGCATGCCGTACCTGGCGCCCCTGTGGCACCGGGGTCCGACGGTGTGCCTGGTCAACCATGTCCACACCGATCTGTGGGAGATGCGTTTCCCGGCGCCGGTGGCCCGCGCCGGGCGACAGCTCGAACACTGGGCGCTCTCCCGGGCCTACCGGGACCATCTGATGATCGCCGTCTCCCCGTCCACCGCGACCGCCCTGCGGGAGCTGGGCGTTCCGGACGAGCGGATACGGCTGGTGAACAACGGCGTCCAGGAGCCGCGCCCGCAGACCGAACGCTCCGCGACCCCGCTCTTCCTGGCGCTCGGCCGGCTGGTCGACTACAAGCGCATCGACCTGCTGCTCCAGCTCTGGGAGCGGGTCCGGCCCGTCACCGGCGGCCGGCTCGTGGTCGTCGGTGACGGTCCCGAGCGCGAGCGGCTGGAGCGGCTCGCCGGTCCCGGTGTGGAGTTCGCCGGGCATGTCTCCGAGGAGGAGAAGCACCGGCTGCTCTGCGCCTCCTGGATGCTGCTGCACCCGGCGGCCGTCGAGGGATGGGGGCTGGTGGTCACGGAGGCCGGTTCCCGGTCGACGCCGACCCTCGGCTTCGACGTCCCCGGGCTGCGCGACTCCGTCGAGGACGGGGTCACGGGCATCCTCGCCCGGGGCGAGTCGTCCTTCGCCGCGGCCTGGTGCGCGCTGGCGCTGGACGAGGAGCGCCGCCGGGCGATGGGCAAGGCCGCGCGCGAGCGGGCCGCCGCCTACCGGTGGAGCAGCAGCGTGACCCAGCTGGAGGCCGTGGCCGCCGAGGCGATCAGCGGTACGCGGTCCTGGCCGACGGGTGCCCGCCCGTGA
- a CDS encoding alpha-(1->3)-arabinofuranosyltransferase domain-containing protein, translating into MTSAVHLPPHQAPDGGDPPSGRPADGTAPRSRRWLLGVWAVVFVAFLAVSPGRMTFDTKLGVVVDPGRFLGDLGELWHSRNGFGGIADQYIGYLVPMLPYYGLAELTKVPTWLAERLWLSLIVATAFWGALRLAERLRVGSSATRLLGALVYALWPTYTIVIGSTSAAALPGAMLPWVLLPLTDARLAPRIAAARSALLIPLMGGVNAASTLASLLPVGLYLLSRPGGPRKRALLLWWIPGVILATAWWIVPLLLLGVFGENFMPYVESSFTTTTTMSAAEALRGAGNWVGYLNFGEAWLPAGWTVVTGTVTILGSALAAALGLAGLARRDLPERRWLVLTVLSVALITLAGYGGALGGLFHGTVQEWLDTWLVPFRNIYKFQTGLALALALGLAHITAVLALRLGRSGQDGRVPVRARRLAPVVAAVLVLPGLAWPYVNGSILQPGSFKEIPDHWAKAADWLKENSPDDRALVVPATAHGIYAWGSTIDQPLDVLADTPYAQRDYVPFGTPGNRRAMDAVEQALTSGGQVPGLSEFLNRAGLHYVVVRNDLDPDQLGYVPTTTVKRTLEASGYRRVESYGPVMTGGRIADGTPVQIEGLYPRQKAVEIYEPPTGTERPGRATAVPVSSTAVVSGGPESLLPLAAAGVLEGRPTVLAGDAHPGVGKPSLYAAGDGLRRADTRFGLVNTNTSHTYTADERNAPEAEQDPGAQPRQILPTEGKQHQTTAVLRGAKSVTASSVGNWLFHLPQYDPVNAFDGNPDTAWAEGSAASPKGEWVRIDFSGTQEIPASLQLTPLPGNGVRAAATEVRVETDRGHKDSPVRPDGSLQQVAAPEGPAQWLKVTILKSQQGRPGLTGAGFSDIAIPGVQVTRMLELPADAPREGADATVYALKRGSDPGGLSAVAAETGLHRQFTTGQAGEYTVAASAVPVPGDALDKLLFELTGKRNQILVSADSTARLGTNLTARNLTDGDLTTAWIAGDRPVLRLSWPEATEVGEIVFAAAGGISARPEQVQISSPDGTAVAAVDENGMARFSPIKTDKMDITISRTAPLTVHNPFAGDKLQLPVGLSEVYIPALDKFRSPQPDPEKEFSLPCGKGPVLAIGGTLMETKAEGRIGDLTQRRPIAVSLCSEQSKVELGASTHTVEAGDAGPLAITDVTLSSGGTKAPAATARTLDVKESEGDRRTLTIGAGEASYLQLHENHNKGWKATLNGKELTPLRIDGWQQAWLVPEGEGGTVTLEYGPARIYQAGLIGAGVLFLVLVGLAFGRRRDSGGAEGAYDGTHADQPVPPGPGLILGTVALTLVGIVIAGPVALVVPVLAVLAHFRPSWLAPVAFASMAAAGVVVAIGTGEYTARGEGAFGATAQLLALIALFAALVTVSAPGRGRRAAGRSPKPSAVAAGGGDTEATIPQQAVPSSGRTLSADARKPDGTGPGTGKPHLGKEHTDPPTRGPGSPASPSDGGGPNG; encoded by the coding sequence ATGACCAGCGCAGTCCACCTCCCACCCCACCAGGCCCCGGACGGCGGCGACCCGCCATCCGGCAGACCGGCCGACGGTACGGCGCCCCGTTCGCGGCGCTGGCTGCTGGGGGTCTGGGCCGTGGTGTTCGTGGCGTTCCTGGCGGTGTCGCCGGGACGCATGACGTTCGACACCAAGCTCGGGGTCGTCGTGGATCCCGGGCGGTTCCTCGGTGACCTGGGCGAGCTGTGGCACAGCCGGAACGGGTTCGGCGGGATCGCCGACCAGTACATCGGCTACCTCGTGCCGATGCTGCCGTACTACGGGCTGGCCGAGCTCACGAAGGTGCCGACCTGGCTCGCGGAGCGACTGTGGCTCTCGCTGATCGTGGCGACCGCCTTCTGGGGCGCGCTGCGGCTGGCGGAGCGGCTGCGGGTGGGCTCCTCGGCCACCCGGCTGCTCGGCGCCCTGGTGTACGCGCTCTGGCCGACGTACACGATCGTGATCGGCTCGACCTCGGCCGCCGCCCTGCCGGGCGCGATGCTGCCGTGGGTGCTGCTGCCGCTGACGGACGCGCGCCTCGCGCCGCGGATCGCCGCCGCCCGTTCCGCGCTGCTGATCCCGCTGATGGGCGGGGTGAACGCGGCGTCCACGCTGGCCTCGCTGCTGCCGGTGGGGCTCTATCTGCTCTCCCGGCCGGGGGGTCCGCGCAAGCGGGCGCTGCTGCTGTGGTGGATACCCGGCGTGATCCTCGCGACCGCGTGGTGGATCGTTCCGCTGCTGCTGCTCGGCGTCTTCGGTGAGAACTTCATGCCGTACGTGGAGTCGTCGTTCACCACGACGACGACCATGTCGGCGGCCGAGGCGCTGCGCGGCGCGGGCAACTGGGTCGGCTATCTGAACTTCGGCGAGGCCTGGCTGCCCGCCGGGTGGACCGTCGTCACCGGGACCGTCACGATCCTGGGCTCGGCGCTGGCCGCCGCGCTGGGTCTGGCCGGTCTGGCCCGGCGCGATCTGCCCGAGCGCCGCTGGCTGGTGCTGACCGTGCTCTCCGTCGCGCTGATCACGCTCGCCGGGTACGGCGGTGCGCTGGGCGGTCTCTTCCACGGGACCGTGCAGGAGTGGCTGGACACCTGGCTGGTGCCGTTCCGCAACATCTACAAGTTCCAGACGGGTCTGGCCCTCGCCCTGGCGCTCGGCCTGGCCCACATCACCGCCGTGCTCGCGCTGCGGCTCGGGCGGAGCGGGCAGGACGGGCGGGTGCCGGTGCGGGCGCGCCGGCTGGCCCCGGTGGTCGCCGCCGTGCTCGTGCTGCCGGGTCTTGCCTGGCCGTACGTCAACGGGTCGATCCTGCAGCCGGGTTCGTTCAAGGAGATCCCGGATCACTGGGCGAAGGCCGCGGACTGGCTCAAGGAGAACTCTCCGGACGACCGGGCCCTCGTGGTGCCCGCCACCGCGCACGGCATCTACGCCTGGGGCTCCACCATCGACCAGCCGCTGGACGTGCTGGCCGACACGCCGTACGCCCAGCGCGACTACGTCCCCTTCGGCACCCCGGGCAACCGGCGGGCGATGGACGCGGTCGAGCAGGCGCTCACCTCCGGCGGGCAGGTGCCCGGGCTGAGCGAGTTCCTGAACCGGGCGGGGCTGCACTACGTCGTGGTCCGCAACGACCTGGACCCGGACCAGTTGGGGTACGTGCCCACCACCACGGTCAAGCGCACCCTGGAGGCCTCCGGCTACCGGCGCGTCGAGAGCTACGGCCCGGTGATGACCGGCGGCCGGATCGCCGACGGCACCCCGGTGCAGATCGAGGGGCTCTACCCGCGCCAGAAGGCGGTGGAGATCTACGAGCCGCCCACCGGCACCGAGCGTCCCGGCCGGGCGACCGCCGTCCCCGTCTCCTCGACCGCCGTCGTCAGCGGCGGCCCGGAGTCCCTGCTGCCGCTCGCGGCGGCCGGTGTCCTGGAGGGCCGGCCGACCGTGCTGGCCGGTGACGCCCACCCGGGCGTGGGCAAGCCGTCGCTCTACGCGGCGGGCGACGGGCTGCGCCGGGCCGACACCCGCTTCGGCCTGGTCAACACCAACACGTCCCACACCTACACGGCGGACGAGCGCAACGCGCCGGAGGCCGAGCAGGACCCGGGTGCGCAGCCGCGCCAGATCCTGCCGACCGAGGGGAAGCAGCACCAGACCACGGCGGTGCTGCGGGGCGCCAAGTCGGTGACCGCGTCGTCCGTCGGCAACTGGCTCTTCCATCTGCCGCAGTACGACCCGGTCAACGCCTTCGACGGCAACCCGGACACGGCGTGGGCCGAGGGCTCCGCGGCCTCCCCGAAGGGCGAGTGGGTCCGGATCGACTTCTCCGGTACGCAGGAGATTCCCGCCTCGCTGCAGCTCACCCCGCTCCCCGGCAACGGTGTGCGGGCGGCGGCGACCGAGGTGCGCGTCGAGACGGACCGGGGCCACAAGGACAGCCCGGTCCGCCCCGACGGCTCCCTCCAGCAGGTGGCCGCGCCCGAGGGCCCGGCCCAGTGGCTGAAGGTGACGATCCTCAAGTCCCAGCAGGGGCGCCCCGGTCTGACCGGCGCCGGGTTCAGCGACATCGCCATCCCCGGGGTGCAGGTGACCCGGATGCTGGAGCTGCCCGCCGACGCCCCGCGTGAGGGTGCCGACGCGACGGTCTACGCGCTGAAGCGCGGCAGCGACCCGGGCGGGCTCTCCGCCGTGGCCGCGGAGACCGGGCTGCACCGGCAGTTCACCACCGGTCAGGCCGGGGAGTACACGGTCGCCGCGAGTGCGGTGCCCGTGCCGGGCGACGCGCTGGACAAGCTGCTGTTCGAGCTGACGGGGAAGCGCAACCAGATCCTGGTGAGCGCCGACTCCACGGCCCGGCTCGGCACCAACCTCACCGCGCGCAACCTCACCGACGGCGACCTCACCACGGCGTGGATCGCGGGCGACCGCCCCGTACTGCGCCTGTCGTGGCCGGAGGCGACCGAGGTCGGGGAGATCGTCTTCGCGGCGGCCGGCGGGATCTCCGCCCGGCCCGAGCAGGTGCAGATCAGCTCGCCGGACGGCACGGCGGTGGCGGCGGTGGACGAGAACGGCATGGCCCGCTTCTCCCCCATCAAGACCGACAAGATGGACATCACCATCTCGCGTACCGCGCCGCTCACCGTCCACAACCCGTTCGCCGGCGACAAGTTGCAGCTGCCGGTCGGGCTGAGCGAGGTCTACATCCCGGCGCTGGACAAGTTCCGCTCGCCGCAGCCGGACCCGGAGAAGGAGTTCAGCCTGCCCTGCGGAAAGGGTCCGGTCCTCGCCATCGGCGGCACGCTCATGGAGACCAAGGCGGAGGGCAGAATCGGGGATCTGACCCAGCGTCGCCCCATCGCCGTCTCGCTCTGCTCCGAGCAGAGCAAGGTGGAGCTGGGCGCCTCGACCCACACGGTGGAGGCCGGGGACGCCGGTCCGCTCGCGATCACCGATGTCACGCTCTCCTCGGGTGGGACGAAGGCTCCCGCGGCCACGGCCCGGACGCTCGACGTCAAGGAGAGCGAGGGCGACCGCCGCACGCTGACCATCGGCGCGGGCGAGGCCTCGTACCTCCAGCTCCACGAGAACCACAACAAGGGCTGGAAGGCCACGCTGAACGGCAAGGAGCTGACGCCGCTGCGGATCGACGGCTGGCAGCAGGCCTGGCTGGTCCCCGAGGGCGAGGGCGGCACGGTCACCCTGGAGTACGGTCCCGCGCGGATCTACCAGGCGGGGCTGATCGGGGCCGGGGTGCTCTTCCTGGTGCTGGTGGGGCTCGCGTTCGGCCGTCGCCGGGACTCCGGTGGTGCGGAGGGCGCGTACGACGGTACGCACGCGGACCAGCCGGTTCCGCCGGGTCCGGGGCTGATCCTGGGCACGGTGGCGCTCACCCTGGTGGGCATCGTGATCGCGGGTCCGGTCGCCCTGGTGGTGCCCGTCCTCGCGGTGCTCGCCCACTTCCGCCCGTCGTGGCTGGCGCCCGTCGCCTTCGCCTCCATGGCGGCGGCCGGGGTGGTCGTGGCCATCGGCACCGGGGAGTACACGGCCAGGGGCGAGGGCGCCTTCGGGGCCACCGCCCAACTCCTGGCGCTGATCGCCCTGTTCGCCGCACTGGTCACGGTCTCCGCACCGGGCCGGGGACGGCGGGCGGCGGGCCGCTCACCAAAGCCTTCGGCCGTGGCGGCCGGTGGCGGGGACACCGAGGCGACGATCCCGCAGCAGGCGGTGCCGTCGTCCGGCCGGACCCTCTCCGCCGACGCCCGGAAGCCGGACGGCACCGGCCCAGGCACCGGGAAGCCGCACCTCGGGAAGGAGCACACCGACCCGCCCACGCGCGGTCCGGGCTCCCCGGCCTCCCCGTCCGACGGCGGAGGACCCAACGGATGA
- a CDS encoding class I SAM-dependent methyltransferase, whose protein sequence is MKDPSFRRSLALFRAFLREPEDPETVYTLLARDAADQVERHVPLEGKVVVDVGGGPGYFTREFRRRGAQGYLFEPDAGVLGDRSARGPRDAVVADGYLLPLADGAADVTFSSNVLEHVEDPHTFLSEMARITRPGGLIYVSFTNWYSPWGGHEWAPWHYLGAERARARYERRTGKPAKHRLGENLFRIGVGPTLRHVRGRTDVDIVSARSRYWPVLPELVTRVPGVREFATWNLLLILRRCS, encoded by the coding sequence GTGAAAGACCCGTCCTTCCGCCGTTCCCTCGCGCTGTTCCGCGCCTTCCTGCGCGAGCCCGAGGACCCGGAGACCGTCTACACCCTGCTGGCCAGGGACGCGGCGGACCAGGTCGAGCGGCATGTCCCCCTGGAGGGGAAGGTCGTCGTCGACGTCGGCGGCGGCCCCGGTTACTTCACCCGGGAGTTCCGGCGGCGCGGCGCGCAGGGCTATCTCTTCGAGCCGGACGCCGGGGTGCTGGGTGACCGGTCGGCGCGGGGGCCGCGGGACGCGGTCGTCGCGGACGGCTATCTGCTGCCCCTCGCGGACGGGGCGGCCGATGTCACCTTCTCCTCCAACGTGCTGGAGCACGTCGAGGACCCCCACACCTTTCTCAGCGAGATGGCGCGGATCACCCGCCCCGGCGGGCTGATCTACGTCTCGTTCACCAACTGGTACTCGCCGTGGGGCGGCCACGAGTGGGCCCCCTGGCACTACCTGGGCGCCGAGCGCGCCCGCGCACGGTACGAGCGGCGCACCGGCAAGCCGGCCAAGCACCGCCTCGGCGAGAACCTCTTCAGGATCGGCGTCGGCCCGACACTGCGCCATGTGCGGGGCCGTACCGACGTGGACATCGTGTCCGCGCGGTCGCGGTACTGGCCGGTCCTGCCCGAACTTGTCACCCGGGTGCCCGGAGTGCGGGAATTCGCCACCTGGAACCTCCTTCTCATTCTCCGGCGGTGTTCATGA